One window from the genome of Eucalyptus grandis isolate ANBG69807.140 chromosome 7, ASM1654582v1, whole genome shotgun sequence encodes:
- the LOC104454625 gene encoding LOW QUALITY PROTEIN: phenylacetaldehyde reductase (The sequence of the model RefSeq protein was modified relative to this genomic sequence to represent the inferred CDS: substituted 1 base at 1 genomic stop codon) — MSGAEKVVGVIGGSGYIASWLVKLLLLRGYTVRATVRDPSDPKKTGHLLALEGAKERLHLFKAELLEEGSFDSVVDGCECVFHTASPVLFAAADPQAELIDPALKGTLNVLRSCTKASSIKRVVVTSSMAAVIFSAKPLTSGIVIDETWHSDPEFCEKSKLWYMLSKTLAEKAAWEFAKENGIDLVTINPXYVIGPILQPTVNLTVQTILNFINGPQTFPNTCYRFVDVRDIALAHILAFENHSAHGRYCIVGEVIHCHDALQILRNLYPTLHLPEKCEDEKPFSSKYEISRKKAEALGVNFTPLEVSLRDTVECRNEKGFISI, encoded by the exons ATGAGCGGAGCAGAGAAGGTGGTGGGCGTGATCGGAGGGTCGGGTTACATAGCTTCTTGGCTAGTCAAGCTCTTGCTCCTCCGTGGCTACACTGTCCGAGCCACTGTCCGAGACCCAT CCGACCCAAAGAAGACAGGACACCTTCTGGCACTGGAGGGGGCAAAGGAGAGGCTGCATTTATTCAAAGCAGAATTGCTGGAAGAAGGGTCCTTTGACTCGGTAGTCGATGGATGCGAATGTGTTTTTCACACTGCATCGCCTGTTTTGTTCGCAGCTGCTGACCCCCAG GCTGAATTAATTGATCCTGCCCTAAAAGGCACCCTTAATGTTCTAAGATCATGCACCAAAGCCTCTTCTATCAAGAGAGTAGTTGTGACGTCCTCTATGGCTGCAGTTATATTCAGTGCAAAACCTCTGACTTCGGGCATTGTCATTGATGAGACTTGGCATTCAGATCCAGAATTTTGCGAGAAATCCAAG CTCTGGTATATGCTTTCAAAAACCTTAGCAGAGAAGGCAGCTTGGGAATTCGCCAAAGAGAATGGAATTGACCTTGTCACGATAAACCCATGATATGTGATTGGCCCTATCTTGCAGCCCACTGTTAATCTCACTGTGCAGACAATACTGAACTTCATTAATG GACCTCAAACATTTCCAAATACATGCTATAGATTTGTTGATGTTAGAGACATCGCACTCGCACATATCCTAGCTTTTGAAAATCATTCAGCTCACGGAAGATATTGCATAGTAGGCGAAGTCATACACTGCCATGACGCTTTGCAGATTCTCCGAAATCTCTACCCCACTTTGCACCTCCCTGAGAA ATGCGAAGATGAGAAGCCTTTCTCGTCGAAGTATGAGATATCAAGAAAGAAGGCAGAAGCTCTGGGTGTCAACTTCACTCCATTGGAGGTGAGTCTGAGAGATACTGTCGAATGCCGCAACGAAAAGGGATTCATCTCTATCTAG
- the LOC120295467 gene encoding phenylacetaldehyde reductase-like isoform X2, translating into MSNKVVCVTGGAGYIASWLINLLLHRGYTVKATIRNTNDSRKTQHLLALEGAKERLHLFKADLLEEGSFDSIVDGCGAVFHTASPVVFSASDHQAEIVDPAVRGTLNVLKSCAKVPSIKRVVVTSSLAAVVLNGKPLTSGVVVDETWFSDPVFCEESKLWYMLSKTLAEKAAREFAKEKRIDLVVMNPGHVIGPLLQPTVNLSVELILNFLNGIEEFPNASYGFVDVRDVARAHIQALENSSASGRYCMVGGVMHHPDMSKILHHLYPTLRLPEKCKDDKPAVVAHRISREKVEGLGVNFIPLEISIKETVESLKEKGFLSF; encoded by the exons ATGAGTAAT AAGGTGGTTTGTGTAACCGGAGGGGCTGGTTACATAGCATCATGGCTCATCAACTTGCTGCTTCATAGGGGCTATACAGTCAAAGCGACCATCCGCAACACCA ATGATTCACGGAAGACACAACATCTTCTGGCACTTGAAGGGGCCAAGGAGAGGCTGCATTTGTTTAAAGCAGATTTGCTAGAAGAAGGGTCCTTTGACTCGATAGTCGATGGGTGCGGAGCTGTTTTTCATACAGCATCACCTGTGGTTTTCTCAGCTTCGGATCACCAG GCTGAAATAGTGGATCCAGCAGTCAGAGGCACCTTAAACGTTCTCAAATCATGTGCAAAAGTCCCTTCTATCAAGCGAGTGGTTGTGACCTCCTCCTTGGCTGCAGTAGTGCTCAATGGAAAACCTCTGACCTCTGGTGTGGTGGTTGATGAAACATGGTTCTCAGATCCGGTTTTCTGCGAGGAATCAAAG CTTTGGTATATGCTCTCCAAAACCTTGGCGGAGAAGGCTGCTCGGGAATTTGCTAAAGAGAAGAGGATCGACCTGGTCGTGATGAACCCAGGACATGTGATTGGCCCTCTTTTGCAGCCTACAGTCAATCTCTCGGTGGAATTGATATTGAACTTTCTCAACG GAATTGAAGAATTTCCCAATGCATCCTACGGATTTGTTGATGTCCGAGACGTCGCACGAGCACATAttcaagctcttgaaaactcTTCAGCCAGCGGCAGATATTGCATGGTTGGAGGAGTAATGCACCATCCTGACATGTCAAAGATCTTGCACCATCTATATCCCACATTGCGCCTCCCAGAAAA ATGTAAAGACGACAAGCCTGCTGTGGTGGCTCATCGGATATCAAGGGAAAAAGTAGAAGGTTTAGGTGTGAATTTCATACCTTTGGAGATTAGCataaaagaaactgttgaaagCCTCAAGGAGAAaggtttcctctctttttga
- the LOC120295467 gene encoding phenylacetaldehyde reductase-like isoform X1: MSTIEKVVCVTGGAGYIASWLINLLLHRGYTVKATIRNTNDSRKTQHLLALEGAKERLHLFKADLLEEGSFDSIVDGCGAVFHTASPVVFSASDHQAEIVDPAVRGTLNVLKSCAKVPSIKRVVVTSSLAAVVLNGKPLTSGVVVDETWFSDPVFCEESKLWYMLSKTLAEKAAREFAKEKRIDLVVMNPGHVIGPLLQPTVNLSVELILNFLNGIEEFPNASYGFVDVRDVARAHIQALENSSASGRYCMVGGVMHHPDMSKILHHLYPTLRLPEKCKDDKPAVVAHRISREKVEGLGVNFIPLEISIKETVESLKEKGFLSF, from the exons ATGAGCACAATAGAGAAGGTGGTTTGTGTAACCGGAGGGGCTGGTTACATAGCATCATGGCTCATCAACTTGCTGCTTCATAGGGGCTATACAGTCAAAGCGACCATCCGCAACACCA ATGATTCACGGAAGACACAACATCTTCTGGCACTTGAAGGGGCCAAGGAGAGGCTGCATTTGTTTAAAGCAGATTTGCTAGAAGAAGGGTCCTTTGACTCGATAGTCGATGGGTGCGGAGCTGTTTTTCATACAGCATCACCTGTGGTTTTCTCAGCTTCGGATCACCAG GCTGAAATAGTGGATCCAGCAGTCAGAGGCACCTTAAACGTTCTCAAATCATGTGCAAAAGTCCCTTCTATCAAGCGAGTGGTTGTGACCTCCTCCTTGGCTGCAGTAGTGCTCAATGGAAAACCTCTGACCTCTGGTGTGGTGGTTGATGAAACATGGTTCTCAGATCCGGTTTTCTGCGAGGAATCAAAG CTTTGGTATATGCTCTCCAAAACCTTGGCGGAGAAGGCTGCTCGGGAATTTGCTAAAGAGAAGAGGATCGACCTGGTCGTGATGAACCCAGGACATGTGATTGGCCCTCTTTTGCAGCCTACAGTCAATCTCTCGGTGGAATTGATATTGAACTTTCTCAACG GAATTGAAGAATTTCCCAATGCATCCTACGGATTTGTTGATGTCCGAGACGTCGCACGAGCACATAttcaagctcttgaaaactcTTCAGCCAGCGGCAGATATTGCATGGTTGGAGGAGTAATGCACCATCCTGACATGTCAAAGATCTTGCACCATCTATATCCCACATTGCGCCTCCCAGAAAA ATGTAAAGACGACAAGCCTGCTGTGGTGGCTCATCGGATATCAAGGGAAAAAGTAGAAGGTTTAGGTGTGAATTTCATACCTTTGGAGATTAGCataaaagaaactgttgaaagCCTCAAGGAGAAaggtttcctctctttttga